A region from the Pelagovum pacificum genome encodes:
- a CDS encoding LacI family DNA-binding transcriptional regulator produces the protein MNLRSSRGPTLLDVAREANCSPMTASRAIKTPEAVSPKLRQRVQEAIRLLNYVPNLNARALAAVRTEVLGVIVPSLTQHIFTDVLRGIYDGVQGTALQVQLGNSFYDDDEETRLIAQLLRQKPTALIVSGVDQSDQARELLEQANCPVVQIMDITDDPIDHVIGFDHKAAGKAITRHLVEEGYNRIAFVGGWLIRRSTGRLLGFKEALEEAGLLDESLIVSNPDVDSVERPGESTTVELGRRLASELLSRHARPDAIFCNNDVLALGVAYECQARNIRIPEEMGVAGFNDLDQMQSVHPPISSLRTHRYEIGRKAVDTVLKLVDGATDIPRVVDVGFEVMKRQSTNRSQA, from the coding sequence ATAAATCTAAGATCTTCGAGGGGGCCGACGCTGCTCGACGTCGCCAGGGAGGCCAACTGCAGCCCGATGACCGCTTCGCGAGCGATCAAGACGCCGGAAGCCGTATCGCCGAAACTTCGCCAACGTGTTCAGGAAGCGATTCGCCTGCTGAACTACGTACCGAACCTGAATGCCCGGGCGCTCGCTGCCGTGCGAACCGAGGTTCTCGGGGTGATCGTCCCTTCGCTCACTCAGCATATTTTCACGGATGTGCTTCGAGGGATCTATGACGGCGTTCAGGGCACTGCCCTGCAAGTTCAGCTCGGGAACAGTTTCTACGACGACGATGAGGAAACCCGCCTGATCGCCCAGCTCCTGAGGCAGAAACCTACCGCTTTGATCGTGTCAGGTGTCGACCAGTCCGACCAGGCCCGGGAGTTGCTCGAGCAGGCCAACTGCCCCGTCGTGCAAATCATGGACATAACCGATGACCCGATCGACCACGTGATCGGCTTCGATCACAAGGCAGCCGGCAAGGCGATCACCAGGCACCTCGTCGAAGAAGGCTACAACCGGATTGCCTTTGTCGGCGGCTGGCTGATCAGACGCTCAACCGGCCGGCTTCTCGGATTCAAAGAGGCCCTCGAAGAAGCGGGCTTGCTGGACGAGTCCCTGATTGTCAGCAACCCTGATGTCGACAGCGTCGAACGTCCGGGAGAGTCCACCACAGTGGAATTGGGACGCCGGCTGGCGTCGGAACTGCTGTCTCGCCACGCCAGGCCAGATGCCATCTTCTGCAACAATGACGTCCTGGCGTTGGGTGTGGCGTACGAGTGCCAAGCGCGCAACATCAGGATCCCCGAAGAGATGGGCGTGGCCGGATTTAACGATCTCGACCAGATGCAATCGGTGCATCCGCCGATTTCAAGCTTGAGAACCCATCGCTACGAAATCGGGCGGAAAGCCGTGGACACGGTCCTAAAGCTCGTCGACGGCGCCACCGATATTCCCCGCGTGGTCGATGTCGGGTTTGAAGTGATGAAACGCCAAAGCACAAACCGCAGTCAGGCCTGA
- a CDS encoding ABC transporter substrate-binding protein — MAISSAIGGPASAQTSDTLVIALSARGLRTIDSAKSIQGADEWAIIHIFETLVMGPEGRFPTTVDEVQPALATSWSMSDDATEWTFEIREGVQFHKDYGELTAEDVAFSLGRLIDPDILGVRAALFQNASSVTVEGPMTVKITLSQPDPLFIIGPMLHHSASVISKAAYEEKGPEAFETDPIGTGPYQLEEVAQDPSMGVLLTAFEGYWGDQPATPNLRVRYISDTTARTLALLSGDVHMIEGVRAPGWVPSIQQRAGDLHFDTASPGSFFTVSMNMTVPPFDDQRVRQAVAYLIDRDTIAEAMAPISQRTWGLNPPSFPGGFNGETIPEEVRYDYNVERAKELLTEAGYPDGLSFDAYTSQREDYSSISLMIQEMLRAGGIDMNLELKDHTAFHADQGTGTNTLFQRSSAYPPVPTLAITDQLSVENEVQSDGSGGPNFSHYGADGNGIDDLLAEAMAEPNLERRIEKVQEIEVKFLTDMPMLPVSTNAYLIVRAANVDLGYEQESGFAHWRLDKATIN, encoded by the coding sequence TTGGCGATTTCGAGCGCCATCGGCGGCCCCGCCAGCGCGCAAACCAGCGACACGCTGGTCATCGCGCTGTCGGCCCGTGGGCTGCGGACAATCGACTCCGCGAAGTCGATCCAGGGGGCTGATGAGTGGGCGATTATCCATATCTTTGAAACGCTGGTCATGGGGCCTGAAGGCCGCTTTCCGACGACCGTCGATGAGGTTCAGCCGGCGCTGGCAACGAGCTGGTCGATGTCCGACGATGCGACCGAATGGACCTTCGAAATCCGCGAGGGCGTTCAGTTCCACAAGGATTACGGTGAACTCACCGCGGAGGACGTGGCATTCTCGCTCGGCCGTCTCATCGACCCGGACATCCTTGGTGTGCGTGCCGCACTGTTCCAGAACGCCAGCAGCGTGACCGTCGAAGGTCCGATGACCGTGAAGATCACCCTCTCGCAACCGGACCCGCTCTTCATCATCGGGCCTATGCTTCACCACTCGGCTTCGGTCATCTCCAAGGCGGCGTATGAAGAGAAGGGCCCCGAGGCGTTCGAAACGGACCCGATCGGGACCGGTCCCTACCAGCTCGAGGAGGTCGCGCAGGACCCGTCGATGGGCGTGCTGCTGACCGCGTTCGAGGGCTATTGGGGCGATCAGCCTGCCACGCCGAACCTGCGGGTGCGTTACATCTCGGACACCACGGCCCGCACGCTCGCGCTGCTGTCGGGCGATGTCCACATGATCGAAGGGGTGCGCGCGCCCGGCTGGGTTCCGTCGATCCAGCAGCGTGCCGGCGATCTTCACTTTGACACCGCGTCGCCCGGCAGCTTCTTCACCGTTTCGATGAACATGACGGTGCCGCCCTTCGACGATCAGCGGGTTCGGCAAGCCGTGGCCTATCTCATCGACCGTGACACGATCGCCGAAGCGATGGCGCCGATCAGCCAGCGGACGTGGGGCCTCAACCCGCCTTCGTTCCCCGGCGGTTTCAATGGCGAGACGATCCCGGAAGAGGTCCGTTACGACTACAATGTCGAACGTGCCAAGGAGCTTCTCACCGAGGCCGGCTATCCGGACGGGTTGAGCTTCGACGCGTATACATCCCAGCGGGAGGACTACTCGTCGATCAGCCTGATGATCCAGGAGATGCTCCGCGCCGGCGGGATCGACATGAACCTCGAGCTCAAGGACCACACGGCATTCCATGCCGACCAGGGGACCGGCACGAACACGCTGTTCCAGCGCTCTTCGGCCTATCCGCCGGTACCGACGCTCGCGATCACCGACCAGCTTTCGGTGGAGAACGAGGTGCAGTCGGACGGTTCGGGTGGTCCCAACTTCTCGCACTACGGTGCGGACGGCAACGGCATCGACGACCTGCTTGCAGAAGCCATGGCCGAGCCGAACCTCGAACGCCGGATTGAGAAGGTGCAGGAGATCGAGGTCAAATTCCTGACCGACATGCCCATGCTGCCGGTATCGACCAACGCCTACCTGATCGTGCGCGCCGCGAACGTCGACCTCGGCTATGAGCAGGAGTCGGGCTTCGCGCACTGGCGCCTCGACAAGGCCACGATCAACTGA